The Desulfuromonadales bacterium DNA segment GTACAAGAATGGCTCACACCAAAACTGGGTGGGCCATTCTCGCTTTGAAGGTTTCATTAGACACCCAAGAGGGGATTCGCTCGTGCCATCGATAGTGGGTGGGCTGGCTTCAAATAAGAAATGGCGGTTTGAACAACCAGAAAGGGAATTGCTCCAATCTTTCGTTTGTTCACTGACGACCCGTTGGACGGAACGGAGTTGGACCGGAGAGGACCCGGCGGACCGGTGGAGGTACCCGTGGGAGAGAAGGCCAAAACGGGTGGCATAAGTGCCGTTCCGGAGGGAAGCGGCAAAGTTAGAGGGTGGACCGGAGGTGGACCGGAAAGCCAGAAAGCGCCCTCGGCCGACTGGCCTTAAGCCCGGAAACGGCTTTCGGTGCCGTTGCGCAGCCGCTCGATGTTGGTGCGATGGCGCAGGATGACCATGCCACTGATGAAGAGGGTCGCCAGGAAGAGGGGGAGGGAGCGCTCGGCGAGCAGGACGAACAGCGGGACGACGGCGGCGGCGGTGATCGAGGCGAGGGAGACGTAGCGCCACTTCCAGAGCATCCCGGCAAAGACGAGAAAGGCACCGAGCACGGAGAGCGGCGAGAGGACGAGGAAGATGCCGAGGGCGGTGGCCACTCCCTTGCCCCCCTTGAAGCCGAGGTAGACGGGGTAGCAGTGGCCGAGGAAGGCGGCGGCGGCGACCAGGGCCAGCTGCGCCGGGGAGAAGCCGCCGAGGGCGAGGAGAACCGCCAGCGGCAGCACCCCCTTGAGAGCGTCGCAGACCAGGGTGATGATGCCGAGGCGGCGGCCGGCCACGCGGTAGACGTTGGTGGCGCCGATGTTGCCGCTGCCGGCCTGGCGGACATCGCCCACTCCGGCGAGCCGGGTGAGGATGACGCCGCTGGGGATGGCGCCGATCAGGTAGGCGCCAAGCAGAAGCAGAAGAAAAACAGCCATGCAAAACTCGCTGAAAACACAAAAGCGGCCGGGGCCGCTTTGCAGTTGAAGGGAATGGTCGGGGCGAGAGGATTCGAACCTCCGGCCCCCTGCTCCCGAAGCAGGTGCGCTACCAGGCTGCGCTACGCCCCGACGTTTCTTTCCTCAAACAACAGGCGAAACTTTTAGCACGGTCGGCGGAAAAACGCAAGAGGCTTTTCGGGTTTTGCCACGAATGTCGTAGGGCTGACTGCGCCGGCAGGAAGCCGGCGCAGTCGTTCAGTTCTTCTTCACCTAATCCAGCCCCACCCATCGCTGCGGTACACCCGCCCCCCCAAGCGCATCCCAGCGGTTACCCATCAGTTTCTCCAGCACCTCCAGCCGCTCGGCCGGATGCGGATGGGTCTTGTAGAGCAGCGCCAGTTGGTCGGCGTCCTCGCTGGCGCCGATGCGGTCGAGCACGGCGATGTAGGCGAAGGGATCGTAGCCGGATTTCGCGGCGTAGGTGATCGCCAGGCGGTCGCAGGCGAATTCGGCGTTCTTGTCGAGGGAGCGGGCGTAGAGTTCCAGGCCGCTGCCGGCGAGGTTCTTGACCGTATCGCTCTTCGCCTTGCCGAGCAGGGCGCTCTGCCCCAACTGCAGCAGACGCGCCTGCTGCAGCAGCTTGACGTGATGGCGTTCGTTGACGTGGGCGATTTCGTGGGCGAGGACGCCGGCCAGTTCGGCTTCGTTTTCGAGCAGCCGGTAGAGTCCGGCCGTCACGAAGATGTAGCCGCCGGGGGCGGCAAAGGCGTTGATGTCATCGCTCTGGATGACGCCGAAGGTCCAGTTGAGCGAAGGGCGCAGACTCTGCGCCGCGACGTAACGGCCGACCCGGTTGACGTAGAGCTGCAGCGCCTCGTTCGGCACCAGCGGCGAAGCGGCCAGCAGGCGGCCGGCAATCTCGCGGCCGAGGGCCTGCTCGTCGGCATCGCTCATCGGCCCGATCAGCGGCACGTTCGCGCCGGCTTCGCCCGGCAGTTCCGGAGCGATGCCGAGGGATTTCTTGACCTCCGCATCGAGTGCCTTCGTGTCGACGAGGTCGGTCAGCGGCGGCGTCTGCCCCGGCGCGC contains these protein-coding regions:
- the plsY gene encoding glycerol-3-phosphate 1-O-acyltransferase PlsY, with the protein product MAVFLLLLLGAYLIGAIPSGVILTRLAGVGDVRQAGSGNIGATNVYRVAGRRLGIITLVCDALKGVLPLAVLLALGGFSPAQLALVAAAAFLGHCYPVYLGFKGGKGVATALGIFLVLSPLSVLGAFLVFAGMLWKWRYVSLASITAAAVVPLFVLLAERSLPLFLATLFISGMVILRHRTNIERLRNGTESRFRA
- a CDS encoding M48 family metalloprotease — encoded protein: MKRILVALAVVLSACAPGQTPPLTDLVDTKALDAEVKKSLGIAPELPGEAGANVPLIGPMSDADEQALGREIAGRLLAASPLVPNEALQLYVNRVGRYVAAQSLRPSLNWTFGVIQSDDINAFAAPGGYIFVTAGLYRLLENEAELAGVLAHEIAHVNERHHVKLLQQARLLQLGQSALLGKAKSDTVKNLAGSGLELYARSLDKNAEFACDRLAITYAAKSGYDPFAYIAVLDRIGASEDADQLALLYKTHPHPAERLEVLEKLMGNRWDALGGAGVPQRWVGLD